TACAACTGATAGCGGTGGTAACCCTTGCCGCACACGCTCCTCCACCATAGCAACCGCATTGTGACCAGCCATATCATCAAAAGGACCTTCACGAAATAGTGGGGGACGTCGTGTGACCCATGTTGTTGTAGTCACTTCCGAAATCTGATCCAACAATTGGATGGCAGATATTCCGCCACCGACTATAATAACGTGCTTGTTTCTGAAATAGTCCGCTGTTTTGAAATCTTTTGTATGAAGCTGCTCTCCTTGAAATAGTGATGCCCCTGGGTAGAAAGGAATATAAGGATTCCCCCAGGTACCCGTGGCGTTAATAATGCCCGCTGCGGAAAACAAAGTTTCAGTAGTATCTATATGAAAACGTTGTCCATGCGAGGATACCTTATCAACTTTAAGTGGTCGATAAACTTCTAGTCCATACCTTTTTTCATAGAGATCGAAATAATGCGGAACAGCTATATTCGCCTGCACCTCGGTCTCATTGTTTGTCAATGTTTCTTCAAATGACATACCCGGTAGGTCATGGATTTTGTTAACTGTACTTAGTGTGAGCGAAGACCAGCGAAATTGCCAAGCACCACCAGGAGCAGGGGCTTCATCCAAAATAATGAAGTCCCGATTAATCTCCAATCCCAATTTCTTTAAATGATAAGCAGAAGAAAGCCCGGCTTGTCCTGCACCGATTATCGCAATTTTGGTTTTGTAACGAATATTGTTTATCATCAATTAGGATATCTAGCGCCAGCCTAACTCAGGCGCAACATGCTCCAAGATAGCCGAAAGTACATGAATATTGTAATCTACACCCAAAGTGTTCGGAATAGTCAAAAGAACGGTATCAGCTTCTTGGATAGCCTCGTCCTGAGCCAACTCCTTGACGAGTTGATCAGGTTCCGCTGCATAACTACGGCCAAAAATAGCACGTTTGTCTGCTTCAATGAAGCCTATCTTGTCAGTCCGGTCTGCTTCTTGTCCAAAATAATACCTATCTAAATCATCAACCAATGCAAAAATTGATCGACTGACAGAAACCCTGGGCTCTCCCGGATGTCCAGCTTCTTTCCAGGTTTGTTTATATAGACGTATTTGTTCAGCCTGTTGTATATGAAAAGGCTTCCCATTTTCATCGTACTTTAATGTCGAACTCTGTAAGTGCATCTTGTTTTGGGCCGCCCATACCGCTGTTGCATTTGATGCTGCCCCCCACCAGATGCGGTCACGCAACCCTTCAGCGTGCGGTTCTAACCTAAGTAAACCAGGAGGGTTCGGAAACATCGGATAGGGGTTTGGTTCAGCAAAACCTGCTCCTTTGAGTTTTTCCAGAAATTCTAGCGCTTTTCTACGTCCCATATCAGCGTCGGTTTCACCTTCAGCGAGCTCATAACCAAAATAACGCCATCCGTCTATTACCTGTTCAGGCGATCCTCTACTGATCCCCAATTGCAATCGGCCTTCCGAAATTAAATCGGCTGCTCCAGCATCTTCCACCATATAAAGTGGATTTTCATAGCGCATATCAATTACTCCTGTACCTATTTCAATCGTATTGGTCTTCGCCCCAATGGCGGACAATAACGGAAAGGGAGATGCTAACTGATTGGCAAAATGATGTACACGAAAATAAGCTCCGTCTATGCCTATTTCTTCTGCTGCAACAGCTAAATCTATTGACTGAAGTAATGTGTCACTTGCTGTTTGGGTGCTATAAGCAGGGTGTTTGGACCAATGTCCAAAAGATAAAAATCCTATTTTCTTCATTCGTTGGGAAGAGATTTGATGTTTATCAAATTTAATAAATCTATGCTGACCTGTGCCCCTTGGTTTGTCCTATAGATGTCAATAAAATAACAATTAGAATAGTTGTTCTCTAATTGCCATTTGGCAATTGGGGAAGAGTATAAAAGCCCTAACTTTGTGTATTGCTTGTACGATAATATATTGATTATGGCGCCCGAAAAATTGTTGAAACAGATTGATTTTATCAAGGAGATTGATAAGTTGAAATACATCCAGCGAAGGACTAAGCTTTTTAATAGCGATCGTTGTGAGAATGATGCTGAACACAGCTGGCATTTGGCGCTGATGGCTATTGTTTTAGCTGAGCATGCTGACGAGTCTATTGACCTTCTGAAGGTTGTTAAGATGGTATTGATACATGACATTGTGGAAATTGATGCTGGCGATATCTTTATCTATGATAACGAAAATGCACATTGTAATACTGAGGAAGAACGATTAGCCGCCAAACGAATATTTGGAATCCTGCCGGAGCAGCAGGCAGATGACCTCATTTCGATCTGGGAGGAGTTTGAGGCTGGGGAGACTCGCGAAGCACGGTTTGCGAAAGCAATGGACCGATTGGAACCACTGTTGCAGAATAGTTCCAATAATGGGGGAACCTGGAATGAACCTGGTGTAAACTATAATAAGGTGTACGCAAAAAAGAGTGTGATCAAAGATGGTTCGGGCGTATTATGGGAATATGCCGAAAGTTTAATTGATGATGGTGTAAAAAAGGGAATTTTGAAGAAAAGTTGATTTTATAACTGCGGAAATCTACCCATTGACAATAGGGCTTATTTATCTTAAAGTCTTGGTATATTTTTGCAATCACCATTTAATTCAGTAGCACAACTTTACTTGACAAAAAGTATTTTCAATAGTCGACGGTTCCTTTCCGTATTCAAACGAATATTAAATCAACACTGACGAATTGTAAACCTGAGATTACGTTAAGGATTATTTTATATACATTTATTTTGCAATTAGATAAGTATTATATAAAATCTAAAACCAGTATATGGACACGATACAATTTGGCAAATTTGAGCACGACCGTACAATTATTGATAAGTATGTGAAAAGTTCTGCCTTTGGGAAGAACAGGCTTGTCTATGCACCTTTGATTATTGGTATAGGATTACTCTGTTTTCTCGCATTTGCTATTTTTGAAGGACTGGTCGAAACCATTGGTATAGGTGTCATTAGTATCTTGTCCGCCATTGTGGTTGTCTGCTTTATTTTGGTAGCAGTTATTAATCGCTCTGCACATAAAAAGCTTTATGAAGAGACTAAGACGGCGCCTGTATGTCTCGCAAAGAAAGTCTACGGGAATGATGCGCAAAATATCTACTACTGTATCTATAGTACTGGAGAGACGAGACATGACAGCTCCTTTATTAATAAAATCGCTGAAAAGATTTTTGCTATTCCAACGAATACCAATGACAAGATAGATAAGGAAATTCTGGATCTTTTCAAGATAGATTTTGTAAAACCTGGAGAATTTGCGAAGAAACTTCCGTTGGCATTTACAGATGGGGTAGCGGTTTGGAGACGACAATTTGCTTTAGGCAATTTGCCAAAAGATGCCCAGCAAAAGATCGAAGATAATGACAGGCAGTTTTGTGTGGTAGCGATTGTTCCTGAAAATCCACGTATACTTACAGAACAGTTTTCTTAAGAAGCCATTTAAATCAATATACTAACTGAGCCACATTTTGTCAAATGTGGCTTTTTTGTTTTAATGCTTAATGTGTATTAAAAGGAAAAAAGAGATTGTTTACCGACCGAAATCCGCTTTTTACCGAAAATATATGGGATAAGAGCTCCATATTTGGGAAATTGGGCCATCATAATTTAACTGCTATAGGTATGGTACATTTCTTTAATGCGTTGATCATTTTGTTGTTTTTTATGGTTTTAGCTTTGTTTTCGAATATCGAGACAAAAAAACATAATGAAGTGTTCACTGTTGCTCTACAAGTCTATCCTACAGATTCAGTAGGTACATCTGACAAAAGGGAACTGACCGATTTACAACGCTTATCAATCGATAAGCAGTGATATGGTCTAAAGGGGTAGGCGATGGGGTATTTTATGCTTCAAGTCTAGAAAGGAAAACTAAATTTTTATAAATTTAAGTGAGATCTAATGCAATGAAAAGGGTTGAGATATTTAAAACGAATGTCAATAAATATAGGGAAGCGCAACAAATCGTTGTGACGCTTCTACAGCTGTTTTCCTCCTATAAAGTTAACTTTGATCTTGACGACGAAGAGCGAATTTTGAGGATTGAATCTTCACAATCGGATATTGAGATAAGTGGGATTGTCAAACAGATGCTTGATTGGGGCTACCAATGTGAACGTATAGAATAACGATGAGCGTCCACGATAGTGGAATCAGCTATAAATGAAATGGGGCTCGGTACAGAATAATAAAAAATGTTTTTTTTGTTAATTATTACACTTACTTTCGATTCCAGTATCTTTCCTCCAGACAAAGTTTCTATACCAAAATGAAGCTCTCTATGATGAAGACTTTTTAATAACATCGAGTTCGAAATGAAATATTGTAAAAACATCATTCTTTTTATAGCCATAATTTATAGCTGTATCTCTTTTGCGCAAACCAAAAGTAATGTACTTTCTAGCTGTCAATCAGAGGTACTTCATTCTAATATTTTAAATGAAAATCGGACGATCAATATCTTTCTTCCTAATAATTATCAGGCCAACGATACGGTAACTTACCCTGTCATCTATGTCTTGGATGGAGGTATGGAAGAAGACTTTTTTCATATTGCGGGAATTGTTCGTTTTGATACACAACCTTGGATTGCAAGATTCCCCAATAGTATTGTTGTCGGAATCGAGGGAAATACCCGAAAACGTGATTTTACTTTCGCTGTTCCAAACGTTGATTTCCTAGTGAAAGAAGGTTTTCAAAAAAGCAGTTTTCCTACCTATGGCGGATCCGAAAAATACACGGCTTTTCTAAAGGATGAATTACTGCCCTACGTCAGTAAAAATTATAAGGTAAACACACAACGGACGGTTATTGGAGAATCGCTAGCTGGGCTTTTCTCAGCAGAATTATTACTTAAACAACCTGATCTCTTTGATAATTATATTATTGTCAGTCCGAGTCTGTGGTGGGGACAGCAGGAGCTATTGAAAAATACCGAAAAGCTATTGGAGACTAATTTGAGAAAAAAAGTGCGTGTATATCTGGGAGTACCCAATAGGGATGAAGATATTAGAATGTACCAGGATGCTGAAGCGTTTTATAAAGTTATCCGTAACAATAAGAAGATGGATGTTATTTTTGATTATATGCCTGAAGAATTACATTCAACAGTTATCCATCAAGCTGTGTATAATGCTTTCAAGAGATTATATCCAAAAACAGCCTATTCTAAGTAGTTCTCCTGATGTTTTTTGTCTGACTAACCTTAGCTTAATGAACTGTTTGTCCATTATTATCTTTTCGTAGTTTCCACATGTACATGATAATTAAGGTCAATAACACGGAAAAAATAAAATAACGCCAAGCTAATCCATTCTGTGTGGTTACTTTGCCGCTAATGGCCACAATAAAGTTGGACAGTGATGTCACAATGTAAACCATTCCACCCATTAGGCCGCCTGCGGTGCCTGCATGTTTTGGGAAAAATAACATGCTGTTGGTGAAAAAGCTCGTAAATAAAACACCTGAAATAATATGAATAAAAAATGCAAAGCCAACCATGATATATAGGCTTTGCTGGAACATACTCACTACGATTAAAGCGACAATAAGTGATGCCTGGAATAGAACAGGAGCTATGATCCGAGGGACGAAATCAAGATGCATACGCTTTTTCGTAACAAACCCACCAATCATCCATGAAAAACCCAGTATCAATGTACAGTAACCAATTGTGACGGATGAAAAGTGAAATGTATTTTCAATAATAAATGGCCCCGTCATATTGAATAGCATGACAATGGAGTAACTAAACCCCAGTACCAGGATGCCCAATATAAAAAGCTTGTTTTGTAACATCATTTTATATAGGTTGAGATTGTCCCTTGTGTTAATCTTTTTCTTTTCGGCAATACTTTCCCCACTGTACAACACTTCAAACAATAATAAGGCACCCGCGTAGAAAGCAAGAAAATAAAAATTAGCCTGCCAATCGAATAGTTTTTCAAGATAACCCCCTAAAAAAGGCGCTAGTATTGGGCCACATGACCAGACGATGGTAAAATAGCTTAGGTAATTTTTTAACCGATCACCTGCATATAGATCGACGAAAAGTGCGCGTGTAGCCACCACCAAAATAGATATGGCTATACCTTGCACTACTCTTAATAAACAAATAAGTAACACGCTGTGTGTATGCGTTATCAATAAGCTGCTTATTATCAGAAGCGTTAATGCCAGAAGCTTCGGGCGATATCGGCCTATACTGTCAAGAATATTGCCTATAAATAACTGGGAAATGCCATAGCTCAATAGGTAACTGGTCAATGTTAATTGAATATCTCGTTCGTGAACAAGTAGACTTTTGGCCATTGCCGGAAACGAAGGTAGATAGATATCTGTTACAAATCCTGAAAGGGGCATGGATACAAATGCCATGAATGTTACTAACCTGATGCGTTGCGAAGATGCTTCTTTTAACATTTTTACTCTTTTTTGTTAAACAAAACTAGAGACTTTTTGGCTAATACCGATGCTATCTGACAAAGTAAAAATTACGAAAATCAAATATTATTTGTTTTTCTGTCTAAACTTGAGGGGAGATGTCTCTGCATTTTTCTTAAAGAAGTTGTTGAAATGAGCTGGTTCATCAAACCCAAGGGTATAACCAATCTCAGCGACATTCCAATCTGTATAGATCAATAGATTTTTGGCCTCCTCATAGATTTTTTGTTTGATGATCTGTGTAGTTGTCTGATTCGTGACCGATTTGACAGAGGCATTGAGATGATTGACATGTACATTGAGCTTTGCCGCAAAATCGGCTGCGGTATGTAATGCAAGTGGGTAGGCGGGAGAATCCAATGGAAATTGTTTGTGAAGTAATTCATCAAACAAACGATACATCCGGACGCTACCCGATTGATCTTGCAACTCTACATCTTCCATTCTCCACTCTAAGGCCAGATGAAGGATTGCTGCCAAATTGCTTTTGATTGCACTACAACGAAGAGGGTAACTGGAATTATTCAACCGGAACATGTTATCGAATAATGTTGTAATCAAATGCAGCTGTCCTTCATCTAAAAAGACGATGGGTTTACTCCATTCTTTAAATAGCGATGTCTTTTTAAATGGCTCAAATGTCTGGCTTCCTGAAAAGAATTCTTGATTGAAAAGGCAAAAATATCCTTCTTGTTTGCTCGTGTCACATATCCATGTATAAGGAATATTTAATGCAGGTAAAAACAGGGCCGGCCGATCGATATATAATTCATGTTGACCATATTTGAACCATCCTTTGCCTAAGATGAGGCTGATTTTGTAAAAGTCACGTCTGTTGTATGGTGTTTTAAAATCACAGTATTTGCGTGGCGAAATATTAAAATGTGATTTTCCGAGTTCAACATCTAGTATATCCCCGCTATTTGTATGGAGATGGCTTAATCGTTTATAGTAATCCTGTAAAGTTTCCAGTGTTTCGCTCATGATTATGCAAAGTTACAAAAATCAAATGTAATACGAGCTCTCTATAATAACCTCTTTTTTCTAGAGCTCCTATTGTATAAAGGGGTACAATTCATTTGACTATGGTCCTTTTGACAGACAAATTGATTTGAATTAATCTTTCAAAGAATGATTGGACGGACGTAAAAATAATATTCCAAACTAAGGGCTTCTTAAAATACCTGTTAAATAGATAAGTTTTTAGACTATGAATAAAATGTTTAAGATGACAATTGTTTGTTGCGCATATTGTTCTCTTCCAAAATTGAGATAAGTCTGTTACTCCATTTATATTCTTATCTTAACCCAGATCTGAGATAGATTAGGTATTAAATTTTACTTTCAAAATAGTATGTACCTGAACCAATTTCTCTTGTTGAATCAGGCAAGACTACTGTGGCCTTACTGTTCGCTGGTATGGTAACCTCAAGTTTCAATAGACCATTTTCAAGTGTCCATGAAGATTTTACCGTGCCATATGCGGTTTCTAATTCCGCAGAAGTACTTGTTATTTTTCCATTCGGTTTGGGGGCGATGACAACCGCTTTATAACCCGGTTCGTCAGCGACCGAATTGATTCCGGCAATCGTTCTGTACATCCAGTCCCCAATTGCTCCATATGCATAGTGGTTGTAAGAGTTCATATCTGGGGTTTGAAAAGATCCATCGGGTTTAATTCCATCCCACCGTTCCCATATTGTTGTTGCGCCCATTTTTACGGGATAAAGCCAAGAGGGATAGCTCTCCTGCATCAAAAGGTCGTACGCCACATCATTGTGACCAAACCTGGTCAGCACATGACATAAATAGGGGGTACCCAAGAATCCGGTTGTGAGGTGATTTCCATAGTCCCGGATATTGGCTACAAGACGATCCGCGCAGGCTGCTCTGAGTTGTTCGGGGAGCATATCAAATTGTAGTGCGAGTACATAGGCTGTTTGTGTTCCCGAAACCAACCTACCCGTAGGGGTCATGTATTCCCTTACAAAAGCGGATTTAATGTTTGTTAGTAGGGTATTGTATTTAATTACGTCTTCCTGTCTACCCAATACATTTGCTGCATCGATCAATAGTTGGGTCGAATGTGCATAAAAAGTTTGCGCAATCAAATATTTATCCGTTACCGCAGCTCTTCCATCGTTGTCATCATTGGGGCGATAAAAAAGCCAGTCTCCGAAATGGAAACCTGAATTCCAAAGATTATTTTTGGCGGTAGATGAGATATAATCTACCCATTTTCGCATGCTCCCATATTGATTTTCCAAGAGCTGTCGATCGCCATAGGCCACATACATATCCCATGGGATAATGGTAGCTACATCTGCCCAGCCGGCAGATGCACCATCATTTGCCCCCAGTACATTAGGGATGACGTGGGGGATTGCACCGTTAGGGAGTTGGTCCGCCTTTACATCCTTTAGCCATTTGGTGAAAAATCCTGACACATCCATATTGTAGGCCGCTGTATTGGCAAAAGCTTGCGCATCACCAGTCCAGCCTAAGCGCTCATCGCGTTGTGGGCAATCTGTTGGTACATCCAAAAAATTTCCTTTTTGTCCCCATTGAATATTATGCTGCAACTGATTCAAGAGCGCATTTGAAGTAGAGAATTTTCCTGTGACCTCCATTGCTGAATATAAGGCGACAGCCGTAATGTTCTCAGCCGTCAATTCACCAGGATAACCTTCTACCTTAACATACCTGAAGCCCTGAAATGTAAAGTGAGGTTCAAAGATCTGTGCTGTGTTTTCCTTTAAAATATAGATATCCTGTGCCTTTGCGGACCTGAGATTTGTTGTATAAAAATTGCCTTCTTTTGTTAGTACTTCAGCATGACTCAGTGTGATCTTGGTTCCGGCTGCACCTTTCGCTTTGAGCATGACCCAGCCTACCAGATTTTGCCCAAAATCCACTACTGTCTCACCTGCCGGTGTTTTGAAAACCTTAAGGGCTTTAAACTGTTCATGTTTCTTAACTGGTGGACCGGCCATCGCAACAAGTTTTTCTGGCCCTTTCTCCATGATGCCAACGTTATTCCATTTATTGTCCTCTTTAAAGCCGATATTGTCCCAGCCGGCTATTTCCATCCTGGCATCATAAATTTCACCGTCATAAATATCAGATGCCATGATCGGTCCATAAGCATATTTCCAGCTTTCATCGGAATTGATCGTTTCTGTTGTACCATCCGTATATTCCACGAGGAGTTGCAGAAGCAATCCGCGTGTGTCGCCATAAAAATTACGTTGATTTCCGAAGCCTATCCGTCCTTTATACCAGCCGTCTCCGAGGCTGACACCGAATACGTTGGTACCATTTTTTAGCACAGTGGTCACATCATAAACTTGGTACTGTAAATGATTTTTATAACTGGTCCATCCTGGAGCAAAATAAGTATCGCTGATGCGCTGGCCATTGATACGAGCTTCATATAGCCCTTTTGCTGTGACATAGACCATTGCAGACTTTAGTTTTTTATTTATGGAGAATTCTTTTCTAAAAATGGGGCTTCGTGCTGAAGTGTCCGTTTCTGCTACCTTGATCCATTTCGCGCTCCAGTCCATAGCGCCGATACCCATCTGAAAGAAATGGGCATCAGACCAGTCGGAGGTATTGCCATGATTGTCTTTTACCCTAACTTGCCAAAAATATCTTCTTTTTGAATGTAGTGCTGCTCCATTATATTTAATCAGTACAGATTGATCTCCGGAGACAGTAGCTTCCCAGACGAGATCTTTTCCAAGGTTTATCGAAGTTTTATTTGTACCTACTCTGATTTCATAAAACGATTGTAAAGTGTTTTTTATCGGCGAATTAATTTTCCAGCTAAATCGAGGATTAGCAGTCTCGATTGCCATAGGATTTTTAAGGTGTTCTACCTTGAGGTCGATTACGCTTAATTTTTGAGCATAGGTCATAAGTGAGAGGATACACAGAAATCCTACTATTACAAATTTTTGAAGCAGGGTCTTTATAAATGGTTTCATATTTGACGATCGGTTTGGCCGGAAATCCGGAATGATACGCTATTATCCGTAATAAACTTGATAGATGCATCATGGGCTATCCTGTTCGATGGTCAGGAAATGATGGTATATCATATGAAAAGAAATAGGTATCCTAAAGGAAAATGCAATTTTCAGCTTGATATAGAAATCAATTAAGGGGAGGATTGGAGTTGGTGAAATAGGAGAGCCTTGGACTCTACTTTTGTTTTAAAACATGTTGGTGCAGAAATGGGCCAATAATTAATGGCCCATTTTTAATGTTTATCAGGACAGTTGTTTTATATATCCTGTGAATTTTTTGGTAATATCCTTTGATTACCATTACCCTACGCAGCTTCAACACGCATTTTTAAGGTGATATTCAACTGATACTTTACCCCAGGTCTAAGATTCCAGCCACCTATGCTGAGGTCCTCGGGAGGTAGTCCGGCAAATGAAAAACCAGACAATAGTATTGTGCCGTTTGTTGTTGGTGCAGTTATGATAAACGCAGATTCTGAGTAGATGATTTTTCCAATTGTATTTTTTAAACCGATTGCCACAGGATTGCCCACACCTTTAAAGGTAAGTGAGCCATTTCCTAAAGCGACATCTA
The window above is part of the Sphingobacterium sp. ML3W genome. Proteins encoded here:
- a CDS encoding NAD(P)-binding domain-containing protein; translated protein: MINNIRYKTKIAIIGAGQAGLSSAYHLKKLGLEINRDFIILDEAPAPGGAWQFRWSSLTLSTVNKIHDLPGMSFEETLTNNETEVQANIAVPHYFDLYEKRYGLEVYRPLKVDKVSSHGQRFHIDTTETLFSAAGIINATGTWGNPYIPFYPGASLFQGEQLHTKDFKTADYFRNKHVIIVGGGISAIQLLDQISEVTTTTWVTRRPPLFREGPFDDMAGHNAVAMVEERVRQGLPPLSVVSVTGLPYSPEIRAMEKRGALTRLPMFSEITETGVKWEDGREEKADIILWNTGFKSALEHLDAVLPREENGGILMDGRLATMVAKEPRIHLVGYGPSASTIGANRAGSAAARELVKTLSLL
- a CDS encoding LLM class flavin-dependent oxidoreductase, with protein sequence MKKIGFLSFGHWSKHPAYSTQTASDTLLQSIDLAVAAEEIGIDGAYFRVHHFANQLASPFPLLSAIGAKTNTIEIGTGVIDMRYENPLYMVEDAGAADLISEGRLQLGISRGSPEQVIDGWRYFGYELAEGETDADMGRRKALEFLEKLKGAGFAEPNPYPMFPNPPGLLRLEPHAEGLRDRIWWGAASNATAVWAAQNKMHLQSSTLKYDENGKPFHIQQAEQIRLYKQTWKEAGHPGEPRVSVSRSIFALVDDLDRYYFGQEADRTDKIGFIEADKRAIFGRSYAAEPDQLVKELAQDEAIQEADTVLLTIPNTLGVDYNIHVLSAILEHVAPELGWR
- a CDS encoding HD domain-containing protein, whose protein sequence is MAPEKLLKQIDFIKEIDKLKYIQRRTKLFNSDRCENDAEHSWHLALMAIVLAEHADESIDLLKVVKMVLIHDIVEIDAGDIFIYDNENAHCNTEEERLAAKRIFGILPEQQADDLISIWEEFEAGETREARFAKAMDRLEPLLQNSSNNGGTWNEPGVNYNKVYAKKSVIKDGSGVLWEYAESLIDDGVKKGILKKS
- a CDS encoding methyltransferase type 11 codes for the protein MKRVEIFKTNVNKYREAQQIVVTLLQLFSSYKVNFDLDDEERILRIESSQSDIEISGIVKQMLDWGYQCERIE
- a CDS encoding alpha/beta hydrolase-fold protein; amino-acid sequence: MKYCKNIILFIAIIYSCISFAQTKSNVLSSCQSEVLHSNILNENRTINIFLPNNYQANDTVTYPVIYVLDGGMEEDFFHIAGIVRFDTQPWIARFPNSIVVGIEGNTRKRDFTFAVPNVDFLVKEGFQKSSFPTYGGSEKYTAFLKDELLPYVSKNYKVNTQRTVIGESLAGLFSAELLLKQPDLFDNYIIVSPSLWWGQQELLKNTEKLLETNLRKKVRVYLGVPNRDEDIRMYQDAEAFYKVIRNNKKMDVIFDYMPEELHSTVIHQAVYNAFKRLYPKTAYSK
- a CDS encoding MFS transporter, whose protein sequence is MLKEASSQRIRLVTFMAFVSMPLSGFVTDIYLPSFPAMAKSLLVHERDIQLTLTSYLLSYGISQLFIGNILDSIGRYRPKLLALTLLIISSLLITHTHSVLLICLLRVVQGIAISILVVATRALFVDLYAGDRLKNYLSYFTIVWSCGPILAPFLGGYLEKLFDWQANFYFLAFYAGALLLFEVLYSGESIAEKKKINTRDNLNLYKMMLQNKLFILGILVLGFSYSIVMLFNMTGPFIIENTFHFSSVTIGYCTLILGFSWMIGGFVTKKRMHLDFVPRIIAPVLFQASLIVALIVVSMFQQSLYIMVGFAFFIHIISGVLFTSFFTNSMLFFPKHAGTAGGLMGGMVYIVTSLSNFIVAISGKVTTQNGLAWRYFIFSVLLTLIIMYMWKLRKDNNGQTVH
- a CDS encoding helix-turn-helix domain-containing protein translates to MSETLETLQDYYKRLSHLHTNSGDILDVELGKSHFNISPRKYCDFKTPYNRRDFYKISLILGKGWFKYGQHELYIDRPALFLPALNIPYTWICDTSKQEGYFCLFNQEFFSGSQTFEPFKKTSLFKEWSKPIVFLDEGQLHLITTLFDNMFRLNNSSYPLRCSAIKSNLAAILHLALEWRMEDVELQDQSGSVRMYRLFDELLHKQFPLDSPAYPLALHTAADFAAKLNVHVNHLNASVKSVTNQTTTQIIKQKIYEEAKNLLIYTDWNVAEIGYTLGFDEPAHFNNFFKKNAETSPLKFRQKNK
- a CDS encoding glycoside hydrolase family 78 protein; translated protein: MKPFIKTLLQKFVIVGFLCILSLMTYAQKLSVIDLKVEHLKNPMAIETANPRFSWKINSPIKNTLQSFYEIRVGTNKTSINLGKDLVWEATVSGDQSVLIKYNGAALHSKRRYFWQVRVKDNHGNTSDWSDAHFFQMGIGAMDWSAKWIKVAETDTSARSPIFRKEFSINKKLKSAMVYVTAKGLYEARINGQRISDTYFAPGWTSYKNHLQYQVYDVTTVLKNGTNVFGVSLGDGWYKGRIGFGNQRNFYGDTRGLLLQLLVEYTDGTTETINSDESWKYAYGPIMASDIYDGEIYDARMEIAGWDNIGFKEDNKWNNVGIMEKGPEKLVAMAGPPVKKHEQFKALKVFKTPAGETVVDFGQNLVGWVMLKAKGAAGTKITLSHAEVLTKEGNFYTTNLRSAKAQDIYILKENTAQIFEPHFTFQGFRYVKVEGYPGELTAENITAVALYSAMEVTGKFSTSNALLNQLQHNIQWGQKGNFLDVPTDCPQRDERLGWTGDAQAFANTAAYNMDVSGFFTKWLKDVKADQLPNGAIPHVIPNVLGANDGASAGWADVATIIPWDMYVAYGDRQLLENQYGSMRKWVDYISSTAKNNLWNSGFHFGDWLFYRPNDDNDGRAAVTDKYLIAQTFYAHSTQLLIDAANVLGRQEDVIKYNTLLTNIKSAFVREYMTPTGRLVSGTQTAYVLALQFDMLPEQLRAACADRLVANIRDYGNHLTTGFLGTPYLCHVLTRFGHNDVAYDLLMQESYPSWLYPVKMGATTIWERWDGIKPDGSFQTPDMNSYNHYAYGAIGDWMYRTIAGINSVADEPGYKAVVIAPKPNGKITSTSAELETAYGTVKSSWTLENGLLKLEVTIPANSKATVVLPDSTREIGSGTYYFESKI